The Pseudomonas berkeleyensis genome includes a region encoding these proteins:
- a CDS encoding ABC transporter ATP-binding protein encodes MTAQAGNDAFLRFTNVKKTYDHKTLVVKDFNLNVAKGEFITLLGPSGSGKTTCLMMLAGFEDVTSGEILINGRNVTSIAPYARNIGMVFQQYALFPHMTIRENLAYPLKIRKLPKDEIRAKVEQYLALVELQAFGGRYPGQLSGGQRQRVALARALIFAPDIVLMDEPLGALDKKLREQMQFEIKRLHEQLGFTVIYVTHDQTEALTMSDRIAVFNNGVVQQCAPPHVLYERPANMFVADFIGESNKLPGVIESVGEERVEVRLQDGGLVSTLKANCTEIGQATTVSVRPEKLNFTDRLGGAGNQVKARFVTRHYVGEYIRYHFETASGSELVVKNLNDSSAPQLSTQEEVALAWLPEDSQALDRSEVPTHN; translated from the coding sequence ATGACTGCGCAAGCTGGGAACGACGCGTTCCTGCGATTCACCAACGTAAAGAAGACCTACGATCACAAGACCCTGGTGGTCAAGGACTTCAACCTCAACGTGGCCAAGGGCGAGTTCATCACCCTGCTCGGCCCCTCCGGTTCCGGCAAGACCACCTGTCTGATGATGCTCGCCGGATTCGAAGACGTGACCAGCGGCGAAATCCTGATCAACGGCCGCAACGTCACCAGCATCGCCCCCTACGCTCGCAACATCGGCATGGTCTTCCAGCAGTACGCCCTGTTCCCACACATGACCATCCGCGAGAACCTCGCCTACCCCCTGAAGATTCGCAAACTGCCCAAGGACGAGATTCGCGCCAAGGTCGAGCAGTACCTCGCCCTGGTCGAATTACAGGCCTTCGGTGGCCGCTACCCGGGTCAGCTCTCCGGCGGCCAGCGCCAGCGTGTGGCCCTGGCGCGCGCACTGATCTTCGCCCCTGACATCGTACTGATGGACGAGCCGCTCGGTGCGCTGGACAAGAAGCTGCGCGAGCAGATGCAGTTCGAGATCAAGCGCCTGCACGAGCAACTCGGCTTCACCGTGATCTACGTGACCCACGATCAGACCGAAGCGCTGACCATGAGCGACCGCATCGCCGTGTTCAACAATGGTGTGGTGCAGCAATGCGCGCCGCCCCATGTGCTCTACGAGCGACCGGCCAACATGTTCGTCGCCGACTTCATCGGCGAAAGCAACAAGTTACCCGGCGTGATCGAAAGCGTCGGCGAGGAGCGCGTCGAAGTGCGCCTGCAGGATGGTGGCCTGGTCAGTACGCTGAAAGCCAACTGCACGGAAATCGGCCAAGCCACCACCGTCTCGGTGCGCCCGGAAAAACTCAACTTCACCGACCGCCTGGGCGGCGCGGGCAATCAGGTCAAGGCCCGCTTCGTCACCCGCCACTACGTCGGCGAATACATCCGCTACCACTTCGAAACCGCCAGCGGCAGCGAGCTGGTGGTGAAGAACCTGAACGACAGTTCAGCCCCGCAACTCAGCACTCAGGAAGAGGTCGCCCTGGCCTGGCTGCCGGAAGACAGCCAGGCCCTGGATCGATCGGAAGTCCCCACCCATAACTAG
- a CDS encoding ABC transporter substrate-binding protein gives MARSLTTSVSTFALVAALGLATGSATAQDSLTVVSWGGSYGAAQKKHVIDPYQKDTGVKVLFEDYSGGVAEIKAQVESGNIQWDVVDFEVIDLERACSEGLLETLDHSVLPPGIDGTPAAQDFIPEALASECAVGNIVWSVVFAFNDNTIGGTKATSIGDFFDTAKIPGKRAMRKRPQVNMEWALMADGVAPEEVYEVLATPEGQQRAFDKLASIKKDIVWFDSWSQAPQLLNDGGAVLVQSANGRFYDAIVQEKKPFEIVWDGHVYDLDAWAIVKGSKKKDLAMEFIKYATGSKPLAGMPDVAYGPTRKSSMPLADQNATPHLPTAHLDKGIQAGSEFWADYGESLGEKFNEWLLK, from the coding sequence ATGGCTAGATCACTGACTACCAGCGTTTCCACCTTCGCCCTGGTGGCGGCACTGGGACTGGCAACGGGCAGCGCCACCGCCCAGGACAGCCTTACCGTGGTTTCCTGGGGCGGCTCCTACGGCGCCGCGCAGAAGAAACACGTCATCGATCCCTATCAGAAAGATACCGGGGTCAAGGTACTGTTCGAGGACTACTCGGGTGGCGTTGCCGAAATCAAGGCCCAGGTCGAATCCGGCAACATCCAGTGGGATGTGGTCGACTTCGAAGTGATCGACCTCGAGCGCGCCTGCTCCGAAGGCCTGCTGGAAACCCTCGACCACAGCGTGCTGCCGCCAGGCATCGACGGCACCCCGGCTGCGCAGGATTTCATTCCCGAAGCGCTGGCCAGTGAGTGCGCTGTGGGCAACATCGTCTGGTCGGTGGTGTTCGCCTTCAACGACAACACCATCGGCGGCACCAAGGCCACCAGCATTGGCGACTTCTTCGACACCGCCAAGATTCCGGGCAAGCGCGCCATGCGCAAGCGCCCGCAGGTGAACATGGAATGGGCGCTGATGGCCGACGGCGTAGCGCCTGAAGAAGTCTACGAAGTGCTCGCCACCCCGGAAGGCCAGCAACGCGCCTTCGACAAACTGGCCAGCATCAAGAAGGACATCGTCTGGTTCGATTCCTGGTCGCAGGCTCCGCAGTTGCTCAACGACGGCGGTGCAGTGCTGGTGCAATCGGCCAACGGCCGCTTCTACGACGCCATCGTGCAGGAGAAGAAGCCGTTCGAAATCGTCTGGGACGGCCACGTCTACGACCTCGATGCCTGGGCCATCGTCAAAGGCTCGAAGAAGAAAGACCTGGCCATGGAGTTCATCAAGTACGCCACCGGCTCCAAGCCGCTGGCCGGCATGCCGGACGTGGCCTATGGCCCGACTCGCAAGTCGTCCATGCCGCTGGCTGACCAGAACGCCACGCCGCACCTGCCGACCGCTCACCTGGACAAAGGCATCCAGGCCGGCTCCGAGTTCTGGGCCGACTACGGCGAGTCGCTGGGCGAGAAATTCAATGAGTGGCTGTTGAAGTAA
- a CDS encoding response regulator produces the protein MINLMIVDDHTIMREGLKRLFELDKDIHIAEEAANGLQALERLRATHVDLLLLDISMPGLSGEALISRVIHQHPHLPILVLSMHCDPHVAIRVLRSGATGYLTKTQSPETLIAAVKKVSTGARYIDPDLLEQIALNSLKPNPPSGLDSLTNREFQIMRLLADGLSVNQIAEQLMISNKTVSTHKINLMEKMGFSSNADLIKFASKLSTSEPG, from the coding sequence ATGATCAATCTGATGATCGTCGACGATCACACGATCATGCGCGAGGGCCTGAAACGGCTATTCGAACTGGACAAGGACATCCACATCGCCGAAGAGGCGGCCAACGGTCTACAGGCGCTGGAGCGTCTGAGAGCGACGCACGTAGACCTCCTCCTTCTCGATATCAGCATGCCGGGCCTGAGTGGCGAAGCGCTCATATCGCGGGTCATCCATCAACACCCGCACCTGCCCATTCTGGTACTCAGCATGCACTGCGACCCGCATGTCGCCATCCGTGTGTTGCGCTCGGGGGCCACCGGCTACCTGACCAAGACGCAATCGCCGGAGACACTGATCGCCGCAGTGAAGAAGGTCAGCACTGGCGCGCGCTACATCGATCCGGATCTGCTCGAACAGATCGCGCTGAACAGCCTCAAGCCCAATCCGCCGAGCGGCCTGGACAGCCTGACCAACCGAGAGTTCCAGATCATGCGACTACTGGCAGATGGCCTGAGCGTCAATCAGATCGCCGAGCAGTTGATGATCAGCAACAAGACCGTCAGCACGCATAAGATAAATCTGATGGAGAAGATGGGCTTTTCCAGCAATGCCGACCTGATCAAATTCGCCAGCAAACTCAGCACATCCGAACCAGGCTGA
- a CDS encoding ABC transporter permease encodes MKIPAYYGFWHHLGNWLLKASSWLVLLFLILPILVIVPLSFNAEPFFSFTEGMLKLDPEAYSLRWYREILNDPKWILAINNSFFIGILSTILATILGTCAAVGLARDEMPFRRFITALLLSPMIVPLIITAAGMFFFYSNLGLAGGYLGVILAHAALGTPFVIITVTATLTGFDYSLARAALNLGATPIRVFFDVIMPLIRPGVISGALFAFITSFDEVVVILFMAGPQQRTIPRQMFSGLREQINPSILAIATLLILVSIALLVTIELLRRRAERMRGIEIPQ; translated from the coding sequence ATGAAAATCCCCGCCTACTACGGTTTCTGGCACCACCTCGGCAACTGGCTGCTCAAGGCCAGCTCCTGGCTGGTCTTGCTGTTCCTGATCCTGCCGATCCTGGTGATCGTGCCGCTGTCGTTCAATGCCGAGCCGTTCTTCAGCTTCACCGAAGGCATGCTGAAGCTCGACCCGGAGGCCTACTCGCTGCGCTGGTACCGGGAGATCCTCAACGATCCGAAGTGGATACTGGCGATCAACAACAGCTTCTTCATCGGCATCCTTTCCACCATCCTGGCCACGATTCTGGGCACCTGCGCCGCCGTAGGCCTGGCCCGCGACGAGATGCCGTTTCGCCGCTTCATCACCGCCTTGCTGCTGTCGCCGATGATCGTGCCGCTGATCATCACCGCCGCCGGCATGTTCTTCTTCTACTCCAACCTGGGCCTGGCCGGCGGTTACCTGGGCGTGATCCTGGCGCACGCGGCGCTGGGCACGCCGTTCGTCATCATCACCGTCACCGCCACCCTCACCGGTTTCGACTACAGCCTGGCGCGCGCGGCGCTGAACCTCGGCGCCACGCCGATTCGCGTGTTCTTCGACGTGATCATGCCGCTGATTCGCCCCGGGGTGATTTCCGGCGCGCTGTTCGCCTTCATCACCTCGTTTGATGAAGTAGTGGTGATCCTGTTCATGGCCGGCCCGCAGCAGCGCACCATCCCACGGCAGATGTTCTCGGGCCTGCGCGAGCAGATCAACCCGAGCATCCTCGCCATCGCCACCCTGCTTATCCTGGTATCCATCGCCCTGCTGGTGACCATCGAGCTGCTGCGCCGCCGTGCAGAACGCATGCGTGGCATCGAGATTCCGCAGTGA
- a CDS encoding sensor histidine kinase, which produces MNITTTLSRYDLPPRKQKTSDTDSICPRCHSKQTRLCALARVQERKRIARELHDELGQQLTALQQGLGVLRIHLGQDRPDMQGHIERLTSITHSAIDVIREIHNGPPIKQLQHNLSSTLEGLIEEFRQLSEIDCRFNQPKQNVELEPSRAAHLYRIVQESLTNILRHANASRAEVSLERRENDYVLEIFDDGQGFTLSDILPDSTGISGMRERGKQLGGPVIIFSHPGQGTIVQAIFPVKINT; this is translated from the coding sequence GTGAACATAACAACGACGCTCTCCCGCTACGACCTCCCTCCTCGCAAACAGAAAACCTCAGACACCGACAGCATCTGCCCTCGTTGCCACTCGAAACAGACCCGGCTGTGTGCCCTTGCCCGCGTTCAGGAGCGCAAGCGCATCGCCCGCGAGCTGCACGACGAACTGGGACAGCAGTTGACTGCCCTGCAACAGGGGCTGGGCGTATTGCGCATCCACCTGGGCCAGGATCGTCCGGACATGCAGGGTCATATCGAGCGTCTGACCAGCATCACCCACAGCGCCATCGATGTGATCCGTGAAATCCACAACGGCCCACCGATCAAGCAACTGCAGCACAACCTGAGCAGTACGCTCGAAGGTCTGATCGAGGAGTTCAGGCAATTGTCGGAGATCGACTGCCGCTTCAACCAGCCCAAGCAGAACGTCGAACTGGAGCCCAGTCGCGCAGCGCACCTCTATCGCATCGTGCAGGAGTCGCTAACCAATATTCTTCGCCACGCCAATGCCAGCCGAGCCGAAGTGAGCCTGGAACGTCGCGAGAATGATTATGTCCTTGAGATATTCGATGACGGCCAGGGCTTCACCCTCAGCGACATCCTGCCCGATTCCACCGGGATTTCAGGCATGCGTGAGCGTGGCAAACAACTCGGCGGCCCCGTGATCATCTTCAGCCACCCCGGCCAGGGCACCATCGTCCAGGCCATATTCCCTGTAAAAATCAATACATAA
- a CDS encoding ABC transporter permease — protein sequence MSSLTTSEAGQAASARRKKRLTAFLFVVPLLLFIIVTFVAPIGTMLWRSVYHPTVAELIPQTLAELERWEDHKQLPDEQTLQVFVSELHALNEQRLSGKLSEEFNRAYTGMSSVVKSTARRIGRLDAQALQTQGVQTLLDAHRNWSKPELWYAIERSGKVYTYDYYLTALDLELHPDDGIQVRQDTQIYLQLYSKTLNMALVITLLCALLGYPLAYYLAGLPSNRANLLLVLVLLPFWTSLLVRTTSWIALLQTNGVINSFLMGIGVISQPFEMLYTSFATVVAMTHILLPFMILPLYSVMRGIDPSYMRAALSLGDKPIPAFVRIYFPMTLPGLSAGALLVFIISVGYYITPALVGGTDGQMISNIIAFHMQRSNNWELAAALGSLLLGLILLLYWVYDRFVGASNIKLG from the coding sequence TTGTCATCCCTGACCACCAGCGAAGCCGGCCAAGCCGCCAGCGCCCGTCGCAAGAAACGCCTCACCGCCTTTCTCTTCGTGGTACCGCTGCTGCTGTTCATAATCGTCACCTTCGTCGCCCCGATCGGCACCATGCTATGGCGCAGCGTGTATCACCCGACCGTGGCCGAACTGATTCCGCAGACCCTGGCCGAACTCGAACGCTGGGAAGATCACAAGCAGCTTCCGGACGAGCAGACCCTGCAAGTCTTCGTCAGCGAACTGCATGCACTCAACGAGCAGCGTCTCTCCGGCAAACTGTCCGAGGAGTTCAATCGCGCCTATACGGGCATGTCCAGCGTGGTCAAATCCACTGCACGGCGCATCGGCCGGCTGGATGCACAAGCGCTGCAGACCCAGGGCGTGCAGACCCTGCTCGACGCCCACCGCAACTGGAGCAAACCCGAGCTGTGGTACGCCATCGAGCGCTCCGGCAAGGTCTACACCTACGACTACTACCTGACGGCCCTGGATCTGGAATTGCACCCCGACGATGGCATCCAGGTGCGCCAGGACACACAGATCTACCTGCAGCTGTATTCCAAGACCCTGAACATGGCGCTGGTCATCACCCTGCTCTGCGCCCTGCTCGGCTACCCGCTGGCCTACTACCTCGCCGGCCTGCCCTCGAACCGCGCCAACCTGCTGCTGGTGCTGGTGCTGCTGCCGTTCTGGACATCCCTGCTGGTGCGCACCACCTCATGGATCGCCCTGCTGCAGACCAATGGCGTGATCAACTCCTTCCTCATGGGCATCGGCGTGATCAGCCAGCCCTTCGAGATGCTCTACACCTCGTTCGCCACCGTGGTGGCGATGACGCATATCCTGCTGCCGTTCATGATCCTGCCGCTGTACAGCGTGATGCGCGGTATCGACCCCAGCTACATGCGCGCAGCGCTCAGCCTCGGCGACAAACCGATCCCGGCGTTCGTCCGCATCTACTTCCCGATGACCTTGCCAGGCCTCAGCGCCGGTGCGTTGCTGGTGTTCATCATCTCGGTGGGCTACTACATCACCCCAGCACTGGTCGGCGGTACCGATGGGCAGATGATCAGCAACATCATCGCCTTCCACATGCAGCGCTCGAACAACTGGGAGCTGGCCGCCGCGCTGGGCTCGCTGCTGTTGGGGCTGATCCTGCTGCTGTACTGGGTGTACGACCGTTTCGTCGGCGCCAGCAATATCAAGTTGGGATGA